Proteins from a single region of Streptomyces spinoverrucosus:
- a CDS encoding RRQRL motif-containing zinc-binding protein, translating into MAALPVFRWRLAPDGYATRRQLRARGLRPGGQDVAAQLERPRRRRGPLVAYLYRVDLAKPVRPMTPGRWAALAKANAARRVCPQCRRDAGYVIPASLGSCVPCAYPADSPRSV; encoded by the coding sequence ATGGCGGCGCTGCCGGTGTTCCGGTGGCGCCTGGCCCCGGACGGCTACGCCACCCGCCGCCAACTCCGTGCCCGGGGCTTACGGCCCGGCGGTCAGGACGTGGCCGCGCAGCTCGAACGGCCGCGCCGCCGCCGAGGGCCGCTGGTCGCCTACCTCTACCGCGTCGACCTCGCCAAGCCGGTGAGGCCGATGACGCCGGGCCGGTGGGCGGCGCTGGCCAAGGCGAACGCCGCCCGCCGCGTCTGCCCGCAGTGCCGGCGCGATGCGGGCTACGTCATCCCCGCCTCCCTCGGGTCCTGCGTGCCCTGCGCCTACCCCGCCGACTCTCCGAGGAGCGTCTGA
- a CDS encoding cupin domain-containing protein: protein MTPEDLVAHYAMEPIPREGGLFRQTWAGPDRPDGRPEGTAIVALLRQDDYSALHRLPTDEVWHFYLGDPLQLLLLDPDGTSRTVVLGPDVLGGQYPQFTVEAGTWMGGRVVEGGSWTFFGCTMAPGFTFEGYEHGDADELTARYPDRADRIVELCRS from the coding sequence GTGACTCCAGAAGACCTCGTCGCGCACTACGCCATGGAGCCGATCCCGCGCGAGGGCGGCCTGTTCCGGCAGACCTGGGCCGGGCCGGACCGCCCCGACGGGCGCCCGGAGGGCACCGCCATCGTCGCCCTGCTCCGGCAGGACGACTACTCCGCCCTGCACCGCCTGCCCACCGACGAGGTGTGGCACTTCTACCTCGGCGACCCGCTTCAGCTGCTGCTCCTCGACCCCGACGGCACCTCCCGCACGGTCGTCCTCGGACCGGACGTGCTCGGCGGCCAGTACCCGCAGTTCACTGTGGAGGCCGGCACCTGGATGGGCGGTCGGGTCGTCGAGGGCGGCTCCTGGACGTTCTTCGGCTGCACGATGGCGCCCGGTTTCACCTTCGAGGGGTACGAGCACGGCGACGCGGACGAGTTGACCGCCCGCTATCCGGACCGGGCCGACCGGATCGTGGAACTGTGTCGGTCATGA
- a CDS encoding aromatic-ring hydroxylase C-terminal domain-containing protein has product MFRPGTMEIFRRLGLADRIADVAFPAKFGRIRFRDTLYDRDFATAAADARTRFGVELTDLTEEACYVLAAGARFGHPALPRGRPGLVRSLTGGRRAGRLAVGPRGALLVRPDGHIAARWPDGPRDGRLRHALATLTGVTPD; this is encoded by the coding sequence ATGTTCCGCCCCGGGACGATGGAGATCTTCCGCCGGCTCGGGCTCGCCGACAGGATCGCGGATGTCGCGTTCCCGGCGAAGTTCGGCCGCATCCGCTTCCGCGACACCCTGTACGACCGCGACTTCGCCACGGCGGCGGCGGACGCGCGGACCCGGTTCGGTGTCGAGCTGACCGATCTGACTGAGGAGGCCTGTTACGTACTGGCCGCCGGCGCACGGTTCGGTCATCCCGCTCTACCCCGAGGGCGGCCGGGCCTGGTTCGGTCCCTCACCGGAGGACGCCGCGCGGGGCGACTGGCGGTGGGCCCCCGGGGCGCCCTGCTCGTCCGCCCGGACGGCCACATCGCCGCCCGCTGGCCCGACGGTCCCCGTGACGGCCGCCTGCGCCATGCACTGGCCACCCTCACGGGAGTCACGCCGGACTAG
- a CDS encoding SDR family NAD(P)-dependent oxidoreductase produces MRLLEGQVALVTGAGGGIGRGIALRFAEQGAAVAVHCRTSVESAREVASLVEDSGGQAVVLQGDLTDEDECRRVVREAAEWAQGRLTALVNNAAVQPVRELAGMTAADWRTVVDTNLTSVFACTQAAVEVMRERGEGGSVTHIASIEASAPAPAHAHYCASKAAVVMHARSAALEYGRYGIRVNTVSPGLIDREGLAEGWPEGVERWQRAVPLGRLGRAEDIGDACVFLASPLASWVSGHDLVVDGGVSARPTW; encoded by the coding sequence ATGAGGTTGCTGGAGGGCCAGGTCGCCCTCGTCACGGGCGCGGGCGGCGGAATCGGCCGGGGCATCGCCCTGCGGTTCGCGGAACAGGGCGCGGCGGTCGCCGTGCACTGCCGTACGTCGGTGGAGTCGGCGCGTGAAGTGGCCTCGCTCGTAGAGGACTCGGGTGGACAGGCCGTCGTACTGCAGGGCGATCTGACCGACGAGGACGAGTGCCGGCGGGTGGTGCGCGAGGCCGCCGAGTGGGCGCAGGGGCGGCTGACCGCGCTGGTCAACAACGCGGCCGTGCAGCCGGTGCGGGAGCTCGCCGGGATGACCGCGGCCGACTGGCGGACGGTCGTGGACACCAACCTCACCAGTGTCTTCGCGTGCACGCAGGCGGCCGTCGAGGTCATGCGGGAGCGGGGCGAAGGGGGCTCGGTGACGCACATCGCCTCCATCGAGGCGAGCGCACCGGCGCCCGCGCACGCGCACTACTGCGCCTCCAAGGCGGCGGTCGTGATGCACGCCCGGTCGGCGGCGCTGGAGTACGGGCGGTACGGGATCCGCGTCAACACCGTCTCACCCGGGCTGATCGACCGGGAGGGGCTGGCGGAGGGCTGGCCGGAGGGCGTGGAGCGCTGGCAGCGGGCGGTGCCGCTCGGCCGGTTGGGGCGGGCGGAGGACATCGGGGACGCGTGCGTGTTCCTGGCCTCGCCGCTGGCGTCCTGGGTGTCGGGGCACGACCTGGTGGTGGACGGCGGGGTCTCGGCGCGTCCCACGTGGTGA
- a CDS encoding DUF6284 family protein produces the protein MNHIVTVQDAVTAFADFVEPTDAELDAIEQEMPVILADVDLLDAHIVTLDRTPTEVDDRRIRRARRRALAARVALGNRAAGAAVPGGAA, from the coding sequence ATGAACCACATCGTCACTGTTCAAGACGCTGTTACCGCGTTCGCCGACTTCGTGGAGCCGACGGACGCGGAGCTGGACGCGATCGAGCAGGAAATGCCTGTCATCCTGGCGGACGTCGACCTGTTGGACGCGCACATCGTCACCCTCGACCGCACGCCGACCGAGGTGGACGACCGCCGCATCCGTCGGGCCCGCCGCCGGGCGCTGGCCGCCCGGGTCGCGCTGGGAAACCGCGCGGCCGGCGCGGCCGTTCCGGGGGGTGCTGCCTGA
- a CDS encoding AAA family ATPase, whose protein sequence is MTVVDDTLMSVLEDRLDALLAARRAGTITPEAEAEVAAISRTMIRPMPPRPPFCVLMAGLPGSGKTTLSRALTARGFVRLCPDEEMFRRHGVYGVDFPRGVFPTLERPVLEDVAVELREHLKDGHDVVVDHGFWTPEDRAKWRTIATDAGATPMLVYLAASHEELWARISKRNEFHANDPNSIYFSESDLQRYRARFVPPQDDEAHVLYDGDPAVVIAALEASPPDC, encoded by the coding sequence GTGACGGTCGTGGACGACACGCTCATGAGCGTGCTCGAAGACCGCCTGGATGCACTGCTTGCGGCCCGCAGGGCTGGCACAATCACGCCCGAAGCAGAAGCAGAGGTGGCCGCCATCTCCCGAACCATGATCAGACCGATGCCCCCACGTCCGCCGTTCTGTGTCCTCATGGCCGGGCTTCCCGGCTCCGGTAAGACGACTCTTTCCCGTGCCCTCACCGCCCGTGGGTTCGTACGGCTGTGCCCAGACGAAGAGATGTTCCGTCGGCACGGCGTCTACGGCGTGGACTTCCCCCGGGGGGTCTTTCCCACCCTTGAGCGCCCCGTTCTCGAAGACGTGGCGGTCGAACTGCGGGAGCACCTCAAGGACGGGCACGATGTCGTCGTTGACCACGGTTTTTGGACTCCGGAGGACCGCGCGAAGTGGCGAACGATCGCTACCGACGCCGGAGCGACCCCCATGCTCGTCTACCTCGCTGCCAGCCATGAAGAGCTGTGGGCGAGGATCAGCAAGCGCAACGAGTTCCACGCCAACGACCCAAACTCGATCTACTTCTCCGAGAGCGACCTACAGCGCTACCGCGCGCGGTTCGTGCCTCCGCAGGACGATGAAGCGCACGTGCTGTACGACGGTGACCCAGCGGTGGTGATCGCAGCTCTGGAAGCCTCTCCCCCGGACTGTTAG
- a CDS encoding copper resistance CopC/CopD family protein — protein MGMRDGGARHDDGDGGAIQRPGPIQRPGPIRRLRRLVLLVAMLVLLLLGGAAPASAHAALGSTDPRDGSVLDSAPRHITLTFTESVGLLDDSVRVISPENRPVDTGEAAHAGDRADTVRVSLPADLADGTYTVAWRVVSADSHPVSGAFIFSVGEPSATTAVVTGPTEDPATASLYNAARYAAYGALALLIGVAVFMSAVLRGPTDALRRLLPAAWLTLVISTAALLLLRGPYERGTGLTDALDPTILSATLTTRPGLALLTRLALLAAAFFLVRRSARRTTPPAPGVALSVALAVTWAAAEHASAGIQVPVAMTSSVLHLLAMAVWLGGLTALLTVLHRAPHDLTLTAVTRFSRLALASVIVLTVTGVYQSWRGLGSWEALTGTTYGRILLAKLAAVALLLAAADFSRRWTRRWATAEPARAQSEARVLETVGGPTKAEVGERAEAEARMPETVGGPTEADVGERAEGVVSGGAGDSADCPEGAATQDDHHRQALRRSVLAEFMMGVLVLVITSLLTITLPGRAATESAAAQTTAADPGKPTASSNEVPFDIGTPNGQGKVQLNLAPGRVGQNQVQAVVYGPDGGLVTVPELRLTFTLRAQDVGPIDAELENRGGYWATDNLRLPLPGTWTMKITVRTTDIDQVTVEQDVRVG, from the coding sequence ATGGGGATGCGCGATGGCGGAGCACGGCACGACGACGGCGACGGCGGCGCGATCCAACGACCCGGACCGATCCAACGCCCCGGACCGATCCGGCGACTTCGGCGGCTGGTGCTGCTGGTCGCCATGCTGGTCCTGCTCCTCCTCGGCGGAGCGGCCCCCGCGTCCGCGCACGCCGCGCTCGGCAGCACCGACCCCCGCGACGGATCCGTCCTCGACTCCGCCCCCCGTCACATCACCCTGACCTTCACCGAGTCCGTCGGACTCCTCGACGACTCGGTCCGGGTGATCAGCCCGGAGAACCGCCCGGTCGACACGGGCGAGGCCGCACACGCGGGCGACCGCGCCGACACCGTCCGGGTCAGCCTGCCCGCCGACCTCGCGGACGGCACCTACACCGTCGCCTGGCGGGTCGTCTCGGCGGACAGTCACCCGGTCTCGGGCGCGTTCATCTTCTCGGTCGGCGAGCCGTCGGCGACGACCGCCGTGGTGACCGGCCCGACCGAGGACCCGGCGACCGCCTCGCTCTACAACGCCGCCCGCTATGCCGCGTACGGCGCTCTGGCCCTGCTCATCGGCGTCGCCGTCTTCATGTCCGCCGTCCTGCGCGGCCCCACCGACGCCCTTCGCAGACTCCTCCCGGCCGCCTGGCTGACCCTCGTGATCTCCACGGCCGCCCTGCTGCTCCTGCGCGGCCCCTACGAACGCGGCACGGGCCTGACGGACGCCCTCGACCCGACCATCCTCAGCGCCACCCTCACCACCCGGCCCGGGCTGGCACTGCTGACCCGGCTCGCCCTGCTGGCGGCGGCCTTCTTCCTGGTACGACGATCGGCCCGCCGTACCACCCCACCCGCACCCGGCGTCGCGCTCTCCGTCGCGCTGGCCGTCACCTGGGCCGCCGCCGAGCACGCCTCCGCCGGTATCCAGGTGCCGGTGGCGATGACGTCGTCCGTGCTGCACCTGCTGGCCATGGCGGTCTGGCTGGGCGGCCTGACGGCCCTGCTCACCGTCCTCCACCGGGCCCCGCACGACCTCACACTCACCGCCGTCACCCGTTTCTCCCGGCTGGCCCTCGCCTCGGTGATCGTCCTCACGGTCACCGGCGTCTACCAGTCCTGGCGGGGCCTGGGCTCCTGGGAGGCCCTGACCGGCACGACGTACGGCCGCATCCTGCTCGCCAAGCTGGCCGCGGTGGCCCTGCTGCTGGCGGCGGCGGACTTCTCCCGCCGGTGGACGCGACGCTGGGCGACGGCGGAACCGGCGCGGGCGCAGTCCGAGGCGCGGGTGCTGGAGACGGTGGGCGGGCCGACGAAAGCGGAGGTCGGCGAGCGGGCCGAGGCCGAGGCGCGGATGCCGGAGACGGTGGGCGGGCCGACGGAAGCGGACGTCGGCGAGCGGGCCGAGGGGGTGGTGAGCGGGGGCGCGGGCGACTCCGCCGACTGCCCGGAAGGCGCCGCCACTCAGGACGACCACCACCGCCAAGCCCTCCGTCGCTCCGTCCTCGCCGAGTTCATGATGGGTGTGCTGGTCCTGGTGATCACCTCCCTCCTCACCATCACCCTCCCGGGCCGCGCCGCCACCGAGTCCGCCGCCGCGCAGACCACCGCGGCCGATCCCGGCAAGCCCACCGCCTCCAGCAACGAGGTCCCCTTCGACATCGGCACCCCGAACGGTCAGGGCAAGGTCCAGCTCAACCTCGCCCCGGGACGCGTCGGCCAGAACCAGGTGCAGGCCGTCGTCTACGGCCCCGACGGCGGCCTCGTCACCGTCCCCGAACTGCGCCTCACCTTCACCCTGCGCGCCCAGGACGTCGGCCCCATCGACGCGGAACTGGAGAACCGGGGCGGCTACTGGGCCACGGACAACCTCCGGCTCCCCCTCCCCGGCACCTGGACCATGAAGATCACGGTCCGGACGACGGACATCGACCAGGTGACGGTGGAGCAGGACGTCCGTGTGGGCTAG
- a CDS encoding FtsK/SpoIIIE domain-containing protein, which produces MSENVVHLHKPTDPPTPDTAPTVLTVVPEAPPARPVPLWVRSGRAIKTGVTHEKTRATVRAAARHSLYTFNGGRIVARRAWDGRTGSRYERMIRAAEAAGNLEAAEEWEERLQRFRAARHHRRMDLLHSPVEAAKGVAVGAGMSIGVLVALGVVLAINTGHVGDVITPLSATIDFIALLIRIVQVVWGPALTIGPFLALLALWSVGRKQQAAPAWALPENVRNSEGEPITPSIVVKALRDLGVPALARAIKEMGDAGASMLGPIRIAGCGVEVDVTLPSGVATNEVQNKRRKLAENLTRHEHEVFITIPEAARTVRLWIADPGALDEPIGPSPLVTDETLTANYKTGRAPWGQDLRGDAAELSVYQRHLLVTGLSNQGKTAALRALALWLALDRTVQFWIADLKGVGDWAPFDGIAKVLIEGPSDSHCIQATEMVEDAVEEMNRRIEAVRKDPSLVFPPLIVLVDEAQKAFMCPAKGEDGRPYGGAKATSRYFMAVREIHNQGRAVDVLMWQGTQDPTDQNLPKLVREGAHTRASLVVGTESQAEMALGAKAVNAGAAPHLLRQGLDKGTLVVASDGIAIPAGQSSITVRTHFIDDEPAAEIAARAKALRDGVATLRAIDPTEERDALADVAAVIGDAARMRTDEVLKRLHALDTAVYREWNNVRLKRLLEEHGEEPKKSHGVMVVRRDDVARALANRDADGSASASQ; this is translated from the coding sequence ATGTCTGAGAACGTCGTCCACCTCCACAAGCCCACAGACCCCCCGACCCCCGACACCGCCCCCACCGTCCTCACGGTCGTACCGGAAGCGCCGCCCGCGCGGCCCGTGCCGCTGTGGGTTCGCTCCGGCCGCGCCATCAAGACCGGCGTCACCCACGAGAAGACCCGCGCGACGGTCCGGGCGGCGGCCCGGCACAGCCTCTACACCTTCAACGGCGGACGGATCGTGGCCCGCCGCGCATGGGACGGCCGTACCGGCTCCCGGTACGAGCGGATGATCCGGGCGGCGGAAGCCGCAGGGAACCTGGAGGCGGCCGAAGAGTGGGAGGAGCGGTTGCAGCGCTTCCGGGCCGCCCGCCACCACCGCCGCATGGACCTGCTCCACTCGCCGGTGGAGGCCGCCAAGGGCGTGGCCGTCGGCGCTGGCATGAGCATCGGCGTCCTGGTCGCGCTCGGCGTCGTGCTGGCCATCAACACCGGCCACGTCGGTGACGTCATCACCCCTCTGTCGGCCACCATCGACTTCATCGCTCTGCTCATCCGGATCGTGCAGGTGGTTTGGGGTCCGGCGCTCACGATCGGCCCGTTCCTCGCTCTGCTCGCCCTGTGGTCGGTGGGCCGCAAACAGCAGGCTGCCCCCGCATGGGCCCTGCCCGAGAACGTCCGCAACAGCGAGGGTGAGCCGATCACCCCGTCCATCGTGGTCAAGGCCCTGCGTGACCTCGGAGTGCCCGCCCTGGCGCGCGCCATCAAGGAGATGGGCGACGCCGGCGCGAGCATGCTCGGACCGATCCGCATCGCCGGATGCGGCGTGGAAGTCGACGTGACCCTTCCTTCCGGGGTGGCCACGAACGAGGTGCAGAACAAGCGGCGCAAGCTCGCCGAGAACCTGACCCGGCACGAACACGAGGTGTTCATCACCATCCCGGAGGCCGCGCGAACCGTGCGGCTGTGGATCGCCGACCCCGGCGCGCTGGACGAGCCGATCGGCCCGTCTCCGCTGGTCACCGATGAGACGCTGACCGCGAACTACAAGACCGGTCGGGCCCCGTGGGGCCAGGATCTGCGCGGGGACGCGGCGGAGCTGAGCGTGTATCAGCGCCACCTGCTGGTCACGGGCCTGTCGAACCAGGGCAAGACGGCCGCCCTGCGGGCCCTGGCGCTGTGGCTGGCGCTGGATAGGACGGTGCAGTTCTGGATTGCCGACCTGAAGGGTGTCGGTGACTGGGCCCCGTTCGACGGCATCGCAAAGGTGCTGATCGAGGGTCCCTCGGACAGCCACTGCATTCAGGCGACCGAGATGGTTGAGGACGCGGTGGAGGAGATGAACCGGCGGATCGAGGCTGTTCGCAAGGACCCCTCCCTCGTGTTCCCGCCGCTGATCGTGCTGGTGGATGAGGCGCAGAAGGCGTTCATGTGCCCGGCCAAGGGCGAGGACGGCCGCCCCTACGGCGGCGCCAAGGCCACCTCCCGCTACTTCATGGCGGTGCGCGAGATCCACAACCAGGGCCGTGCGGTCGACGTGCTGATGTGGCAGGGCACGCAGGACCCCACCGACCAGAACCTTCCCAAGCTGGTCCGCGAGGGTGCCCACACCCGCGCCTCCCTCGTGGTCGGCACCGAATCGCAGGCTGAGATGGCGCTCGGAGCCAAGGCCGTCAACGCCGGCGCCGCGCCGCACCTGCTGCGCCAGGGACTGGACAAGGGCACCCTCGTGGTCGCCTCCGACGGCATCGCCATCCCCGCCGGCCAGTCCTCCATCACCGTGCGCACGCACTTCATCGACGACGAACCGGCCGCCGAGATCGCCGCCCGCGCCAAGGCGCTGCGCGACGGAGTGGCCACCCTGCGCGCCATCGACCCCACCGAGGAGCGCGACGCGCTCGCGGACGTGGCGGCCGTCATCGGCGACGCGGCCCGGATGCGCACGGATGAGGTGCTGAAGCGGCTGCACGCTCTGGACACGGCCGTCTACCGCGAGTGGAACAACGTCCGCTTGAAGCGGCTGCTGGAGGAGCACGGCGAGGAGCCGAAGAAGTCGCACGGGGTCATGGTCGTGCGCCGCGACGACGTGGCCCGTGCCCTCGCCAACCGCGACGCCGACGGTTCCGCTTCCGCCTCCCAGTAG
- a CDS encoding GntR family transcriptional regulator: MAGQADNRAPYAKIAAHYTELITSGQLQPGTLLPSIKNLSEEWKVSTATAEKALRKLRNEGLVRGIHGIGTEVLDQPTPMSSGAQRQDRGRRTGSSWGAGERSDSHQAAVVPAPEEVAQALDIRPGSDVVRRSRVYRDRHGIVAHSTSWIPARYGKLIPQLAASERLTGGTSLQLIAQATGHPISHRIDTASARLVTPEYARLLELDPDNLPTDPVVVMTAKFVDSEGNIVEYGVDLGGPGRTWRTESEVNP, translated from the coding sequence ATGGCAGGCCAGGCCGACAATCGGGCGCCGTACGCGAAGATTGCCGCCCACTACACGGAGCTGATTACGTCTGGACAGCTCCAGCCGGGGACCCTCTTGCCGAGCATCAAGAACCTCTCGGAAGAGTGGAAGGTGAGTACGGCGACAGCCGAGAAAGCCTTGCGCAAGCTGCGCAACGAGGGGCTTGTCCGTGGCATCCACGGCATCGGTACCGAAGTGCTGGACCAGCCGACTCCGATGTCGTCCGGGGCGCAGCGGCAGGACCGGGGACGCCGGACCGGGTCGAGCTGGGGGGCAGGCGAACGGTCCGACTCGCATCAGGCGGCCGTGGTACCCGCGCCCGAAGAAGTGGCGCAAGCACTGGACATCCGGCCCGGCTCCGACGTGGTGCGCCGCAGCCGTGTGTACCGGGACCGGCACGGCATCGTCGCGCACAGCACATCGTGGATTCCCGCTCGGTACGGGAAGCTGATCCCTCAGCTAGCAGCGAGCGAGCGCCTAACAGGCGGGACGTCGCTCCAGCTCATTGCCCAGGCGACCGGTCACCCGATCAGCCACCGCATCGACACCGCTTCCGCGCGCCTGGTCACACCGGAGTACGCCCGGCTTCTGGAACTGGACCCTGACAACCTGCCGACGGACCCGGTAGTCGTGATGACAGCCAAGTTCGTGGACAGTGAGGGCAACATCGTGGAGTACGGCGTGGACCTCGGCGGCCCGGGCCGGACATGGCGTACGGAATCGGAGGTGAACCCGTGA
- a CDS encoding GNAT family N-acetyltransferase — protein MTDPYADRPALHEQTVDGFGTVRVLPLDAKGDAEVVHGWVSQERAAFWGMNGLTRDDVADIYAHLDTLDTHHAYLVVKDGEPAALLQTYEPEADRVSECYDVQPGDIGVHLLLAPASPGTTRTGFTAGLLLALTSYVLLTLDRQRVVVDPDVRNEKAIERFLRQGFVAGPKVVLPEVKLPDVHLPEKHAQLAFLPRAVAFPA, from the coding sequence ATGACTGACCCGTACGCCGACCGCCCCGCCCTCCACGAACAGACGGTCGACGGCTTCGGCACCGTACGCGTGCTGCCCCTCGACGCGAAGGGCGACGCCGAGGTGGTCCACGGCTGGGTGAGCCAGGAGCGGGCCGCCTTCTGGGGCATGAACGGGCTCACCCGGGACGACGTGGCCGACATCTACGCCCACCTGGACACCCTCGACACCCATCACGCGTACCTGGTGGTGAAGGACGGCGAACCGGCCGCCCTGCTCCAGACCTACGAGCCGGAGGCGGACCGGGTCAGCGAGTGCTACGACGTCCAGCCGGGCGACATCGGCGTACACCTGCTGCTCGCCCCCGCGTCCCCGGGCACCACGCGCACCGGCTTCACGGCCGGCCTGCTGCTCGCCCTCACGTCGTACGTGCTGCTCACGCTCGACCGGCAGCGGGTCGTGGTCGACCCGGACGTGCGCAACGAGAAGGCGATCGAACGCTTCCTGCGGCAGGGGTTCGTGGCGGGGCCGAAGGTCGTACTGCCGGAGGTGAAGCTCCCGGACGTGCACCTGCCGGAGAAGCACGCTCAACTCGCCTTCCTCCCCAGGGCGGTAGCCTTCCCCGCGTGA
- a CDS encoding DUF2637 domain-containing protein, whose amino-acid sequence MSLHRKGRAALVLALVAVVAMAFRVSWNALRDIAGAVGADDTAAMLYPFVVDGLMALALIATLVLTGDARRFALRVLGAYTIASLVLNYVHGLVPELHGRTVDWGRLADWDPANWALVLLATSLPVGSIYFGSDLVAKVLHHRPDSIPTVSTNEEESTDTERKRSTADLPVSTPTPITPNATVLPRPVAVGFLKSTLPAKPLPSIAPASAAPIERRAVAAESTRPRRATGRVPAVAKSTRPKRTPEQLLAEARKVTADWPDAKVTGEGIRRAIHTSPANARSLRDTILADRAATAAEAA is encoded by the coding sequence ATGAGCCTTCACCGCAAGGGCCGCGCCGCTCTGGTGCTCGCCCTGGTCGCCGTGGTCGCCATGGCGTTCCGGGTGTCGTGGAACGCGCTGCGGGACATCGCCGGCGCCGTGGGCGCGGACGACACGGCCGCGATGCTGTACCCGTTCGTGGTCGACGGCCTGATGGCGCTCGCCCTGATCGCCACCCTCGTACTCACCGGCGACGCCCGCCGCTTCGCACTGCGGGTGCTCGGGGCGTACACGATCGCCTCGCTGGTCCTGAACTACGTGCACGGGTTGGTCCCGGAGCTGCACGGGCGAACGGTCGATTGGGGTCGACTGGCCGACTGGGACCCGGCGAACTGGGCCCTGGTCCTGCTCGCCACGTCGCTGCCGGTCGGGTCGATCTACTTCGGTTCCGACCTCGTGGCCAAGGTGCTGCACCACCGCCCCGACTCGATCCCGACCGTGAGCACGAATGAGGAGGAATCGACCGATACCGAGAGGAAACGGTCTACGGCTGACCTGCCGGTATCGACCCCGACGCCGATCACTCCGAACGCGACCGTGCTGCCCCGGCCGGTGGCCGTCGGCTTCCTGAAGTCGACGCTCCCGGCCAAGCCGCTCCCCTCGATCGCACCGGCCTCCGCCGCGCCGATCGAGCGGCGCGCGGTGGCTGCGGAATCGACTCGACCGCGCCGCGCCACGGGCCGTGTCCCGGCGGTGGCGAAGTCGACCCGGCCGAAGCGCACCCCGGAACAGTTGCTCGCTGAAGCGCGCAAGGTGACGGCTGATTGGCCGGACGCGAAGGTGACCGGCGAGGGCATTCGCCGCGCCATCCACACGTCGCCGGCGAACGCCCGGTCGCTGCGGGACACGATCCTCGCCGACCGGGCCGCTACGGCGGCTGAGGCTGCGTGA